The genomic stretch GGTTCATCACGCCCGAACTGCCCTCCCTGATCCCGGCGACCAGCCCGGGGCAGCGGGAGATCGCGGTGACGGGCCGGTCCGAGGGCGCCGTACCGCGCTTCAGCCTCGCCGGTCTTCAGGAGCGGTACCCGGCGGTCGCCGTCGAGGCCCGCACGGTCCGCACCGGCCCCGCCCGCACCCTGCTGGAGGCCACCGGCGAAGCGGCCGTCGTCGTGATCGGCGCCCACCGCCGCCGCGGCCGTCTCGGCCCCGTCGCGCACACGCTGCTGCACCGCTCGCACTGCCCCGTCGTCCTGGTGCCCACGCCCTGACGCCGACGCGCCGGGGTCAGGCCGCCGCGAGCCGGACCCCGGTGACCAGATCCGGGCGGATGCGTACCGCGTAGTTCATCGTCTGCTGCGACCACGGGTGCAGCATGGTCGCGTAGCGGGCCAACTCGTCGGCGTCGGTGACCAGATGGGCGTAGCCCGTGACGACGACGCTCCAGCCGAGATGCGTGACCGGATCGATGACGTCGGCCTCGTAGGCCACGACCACCCCGGGCGACCCGGACTGTCGCGTCCTGGAGGTCAGCGCGGCGCCGTCGTGGGTGCGGATGACGATGTCGCCGCCGTCCAGGACATGGTTGACCGGGCGGATCGTCGGCAGCGCGTGCTGGGTGAAGACGATCCGGCCGAAGGACACAGTGCCCAGCAGCCGCAGCGCCTCGGCACTGTCGAGCTCGATGCTCCGGCGCGGTCCTGCGGTCGTCGGGAGGCCGTTGTCGTGGGACATGGTGGGTTTCCGTACGAGTCGTGGGAGAGGGAACGGGAACCCTCGTCCGGTCTGCGTTTCGTGCGATCAGATCATTCGAATCGCAGTGAACCCGGTCCGGCTAGGGCCGTTCGGCCCCGGCCCGCGTCCGAGCGGCCCACGGCAGCCGTGCGGGCGATGTGCCACCCTTGCCGGGTACCCACCCGTCGGCCGTGGACGGTCATCCAGCACCACGGCTCAACAGAACGACAACGAGGAGCATTCGATGGCGGACGGCGGACGGCCGGGCCCCGACGACCCGATCCGGGTCTTCCTGCTGGACGACCACGAGGTGGTCCGGCGGGGCGTGTCCGACCTGCTGAACGACGAGCCCGACATCACCGTGGTCGGTGACGCCGCCACCGTGGAGCAGGCGCTGGTCCGGGTGCCCGCGCTGCGTCCGCAGGTCGCGGTCCTCGACGTCCGCCTGCCCGACGGCGACGGAGTGACCGTCTGTCGGGAACTGCGCTCCCGCATGCCCGAGTTGGCCTGTCTGATGCTGACCTCGTTCGACGACGAGGACGCCCTGCTCGACTCGATCATGGCGGGTGCCTCCGGCTATGTGCTGAAGCAGATCCAGGGCTCGGACCTGGTGTCGGCCGTGCGCACGGTCGCCGCCGGGCAGTCCCTGCTCGACCCGAGCGCCACCACCCGGCTGATGGCGCGGCTGCGCGACGACCAGCGGCAGGAGGAGGAGCCGGACCCGCTGCCCGGTCTGACCGGCCGCGAGCGGGAGATCCTCGCCCTGATCGGCGAGGGCCTGACCAACCGCCAGATCGGCCAGCGGCTCTATCTCGCGGAGAAGACCGTGAAGAACCACATCTCCCGCCTGCTGGCCAAGCTGGGCGTGGAACGCCGGATCCAGGCCGCCGTCATCGCCACCCAGACCCAGGACCGGCTGCGGCGCCAAGAGGGGCGTTAGCCCCTGGGGCCCGCCCCCGTCCAGCCCCCCGTCCGCCCGCCGTCCTCCCGCGCGGCTGACCCGACCCATCCCGTGCCGCACCGTTCCCCCTACCGATACCGTGACCCTGACCGCACTGGTCGAGGGGACATGGAGGAACGGTGGAGAGCCAGGAGCAGGCCGGGCAGGCCCGCGTACGGCTGCCGCAGCTCAAGCTCGACGAGCTGCTGGAGGAACTGCAAGCTCGGCTCGACGCTGCCCGGGGCACGCGCGACCGGGTGCACAGCCTGCTGGAGGCGGTGCTCTCGGTCGGCCGGGAGCTGGACCTGGAACAGGCGCTGCACAGCATCGTGGAGGCCGCGGCGGCGCTGGTGGACGCACGGTATGCCGCGCTCGGAGTGATCGGGGCGGACGGGCAGCGTCTGTCGGCCTTCCACACCGTCGGTGTCAGCGAGGAACAGATCGCCAGGATCGGCCCCTACCCGGAGGGCCACGGCATCCTCGGCGAGCTGATCCGCCACCCCGAGCCGCTGCGCCTGGCGAAGCTCTCCGAGCACCCCGCCTCCTACGGCTTCCCGCCCCACCACCCGCCGATGAACACCTTCCTGGGCGTCCCGATCCGGGTCCGCGACCAGGTCTTCGGCAATCTGTACCTGACCGAGAAGGCGGGCGGGGCGCAGTTCGACGAGGAGGACGAGTCGGTCCTGTCGACCCTGGCCGTCGCGGCCGGTGTGGCCATCGACAACGCCCGCCTGTACGAGGAGTCCCGGCTGCGGGAGCGCTGGCTCCAGGCCAACGCCGAGATCACCCACAGCCTGATGTCCGGAGCCGAGCGCGGAGAGGCGCTCGGACTGATCGCCCGGCGGGCCAAGGAGATCACCGGCGCGGTCCTCGCCGTCGTGGCCATGCCGGTGGAGGACACCGACGCGCTGCGGGTGGAACTCGCCGTCGGCAAGAGCGCCGAGGCCCATCGGGGCCTGGTGCTGCCGGTGGACGAGAGCCTCATCGGCCGGGCCTTCGCCACCGGAGAGTCCGTCACCGGCGCGGACGTCACCCGCGACGAGCGCGCGGCGGATCCCGACGCCCGGTTCGGCGGACTGGGACCCGCCGTGGCCGTGCCCATCGGGACCGGCGACGGCGTCCGCGGTGTGGTGCTCCTGGTGCGGGAGGCGGGCCGGCCGGTGTTCTCCGACAAGGAGACCGTGCCGCTGCACAGCTTCGCCGCGCAGGCCGCGATCGCGATGGAGCTGGCCGAGCGCCGCCAGGACGCCGAGGAGATTGCGGTGCTCAAGGACCGCGACCGGATCGCCCGGGACCTGCACGACCTCGCCATCCAGCGGCTGTTCGCGACCGGTATGACCCTGCAGAGCGCGGGACGC from Streptomyces davaonensis JCM 4913 encodes the following:
- a CDS encoding pyridoxamine 5'-phosphate oxidase family protein: MSHDNGLPTTAGPRRSIELDSAEALRLLGTVSFGRIVFTQHALPTIRPVNHVLDGGDIVIRTHDGAALTSRTRQSGSPGVVVAYEADVIDPVTHLGWSVVVTGYAHLVTDADELARYATMLHPWSQQTMNYAVRIRPDLVTGVRLAAA
- a CDS encoding response regulator; translated protein: MADGGRPGPDDPIRVFLLDDHEVVRRGVSDLLNDEPDITVVGDAATVEQALVRVPALRPQVAVLDVRLPDGDGVTVCRELRSRMPELACLMLTSFDDEDALLDSIMAGASGYVLKQIQGSDLVSAVRTVAAGQSLLDPSATTRLMARLRDDQRQEEEPDPLPGLTGREREILALIGEGLTNRQIGQRLYLAEKTVKNHISRLLAKLGVERRIQAAVIATQTQDRLRRQEGR
- a CDS encoding GAF domain-containing sensor histidine kinase, which produces MESQEQAGQARVRLPQLKLDELLEELQARLDAARGTRDRVHSLLEAVLSVGRELDLEQALHSIVEAAAALVDARYAALGVIGADGQRLSAFHTVGVSEEQIARIGPYPEGHGILGELIRHPEPLRLAKLSEHPASYGFPPHHPPMNTFLGVPIRVRDQVFGNLYLTEKAGGAQFDEEDESVLSTLAVAAGVAIDNARLYEESRLRERWLQANAEITHSLMSGAERGEALGLIARRAKEITGAVLAVVAMPVEDTDALRVELAVGKSAEAHRGLVLPVDESLIGRAFATGESVTGADVTRDERAADPDARFGGLGPAVAVPIGTGDGVRGVVLLVREAGRPVFSDKETVPLHSFAAQAAIAMELAERRQDAEEIAVLKDRDRIARDLHDLAIQRLFATGMTLQSAGRFIEHPEAGDRVARAVDDLDETIKIIRSTIFGLRAREDGAGTGLRARVVRAAGEAAPVLGFAPSVRMEGLVDTDVPREIADHVVAVLSEALTNIARHARAGRAEVMLETDGREVRLAVTDNGVGIPAEGRRSGLRNMAERAQQFGGELELSTPEGGGSRLVWRVPVPADQ